CCGACGCCGTCCGCACCTATCTGCCGATGGCCGAGCGCGCCGCGGAGACGGCCGAACTCGCTGCGAGCTTCACCGGCACCGGCGAGAACACCCGCCGCATGCGGCTGACGAGCTACGTGCTCGCGGCGCACCTCGAGACGGTCACGCAGATGGCCAACGAACGTCTGGCGACGATGACGGACGGGCGCTACCAGCTGCGCTACACCGACGAACGAGCCAAGGGCAACCAGCGCAGCGGCCTCGGGCTGCTCGTCGTCGACGCGTGGACGGGGCGCTCACGCGACACCGCCACGCTCTCAGGCGGCGAGGCGTTCATGGCCTCCCTCGCCCTCGCACTCGGCCTCGGCGATGCCGTGCGCGCCGACTCAGGCGGCCTGGAACTGCACACGCTGTTCGTCGACGAGGGGTTCGGCAGCCTCGATCAGGACACGCTCGAGCAGGTCATGGAAGTGCTTGACTCGCTGCGAGAGGGCGGACGGCTCGTCGGCGTCGTCAGCCACGTCACCGAACTGCGCGCCCGCATCCCCACGCACGTCGAGGTCGTCAAGACCTCCGAGGGCTCGAGCGTGCGGACGACGTCCGCGCCGGGGCACGCCGCCGTCCCGAATGCCGTGTCTACCACGCCCTGAGCGACGCGGTGTGAAAACCTGTGCTCATGCGTGCGATCCGACAGTCGAACAAGCTCCAGAACGTCCGCTACGACGTGCGTGGCCCGATCCTGGAGGAGGCGCAGCGGCTCGAGGCCGAGGGTCACAAGATCCTGAAGCTCAACATCGGCAACACGGCGCCGTTCGGATTCGAGGCGCCGGAGGCGATCCTCGCGGACATGAAGCACCACCTGCACCACGCGCAGGGCTACAGCGACAGCCGCGGCATCTATTCGGCGCGCACGGCCGTCGCGCAGTACTACCAGAGCCGCGGCCTCAAGGACACGCAGGTCGAGGACGTCTACATCGGCAACGGCGTCTCCGAGCTCATCACGATGGTGCTGCAGGCGTTCGTCGACGACGGCAACGAGATCCTCGTGCCCGCCCCCGACTATCCGCTGTGGACCGGTGCGGTCTCCCTCACCGGCGGTACGCCCGTGCACTACCTGTGCGACGAGGAGAACGGCTGGAACCCGGATCTGGCGGACATCGAGTCGAAGATCACCGAGAACACCCACGCCATCGTCATCATCAATCCGAACAACCCCACGGGCGCCGTCTACTCCGAGGATGTCGTGCGCGGCCTCGTCGACATCGCGCGCCGCCACGACCTCGTCGTCATGGCCGACGAGATTTACGAGAAGATCCTGTTCGAGGACGCTGTGCACCACCACGCCGCGACGTTCGCGGGCGACGACGTCCTGTGCCTCACCTTCAGCGGCCTGTCCAAGGCCTACCGCGTGTGCGGTTACCGCGCCGGCTGGGTCATGATCTCCGGGCCGAAGCACCTCGCCGAGGACTTCCTCGAGGGTCTGACGCTGCTCGCCAACATGCGCATGTGCGCCAACGTGCCCGCGCAGCACGCCATCCAGACCGCGCTCGGCGGCTACCAGTCGATCAACGAGCTCATCGGGCCCGACGGCCGCTTCTACGAACAATCGATGCTGGCCTGGCGAATGCTCAACGAGATCCCCGGCGTCAGCTGCGTCAAGCCGATGGGCTCGCTCTACACCTTCCCGCGCCTCGACCCCGAGATCTACCCGATCGACAACGACCAGGACTTCGTCATCGACCTCCTGCGGGCCAAGAAGATCCTCGTCACGCACGGCACGGGCTTCAACTGGGTCGCCCCCGACCACTTCCGACTCGTCACGCTGCCCGACGTCGACGTGCTCGAAGAGGCCATCGGACGCATCGCCGACTTCCTCGAGGACTACCGCCACCGCGCCGGCACCGGCGACCTCGTGCCCGAACGCGCCTGACGGCAGCAGACGACGAACGGCCGCTCACCCCGAGGGTGAGCGGCCGTTCGTCGCGGCGCTGTCAGCAGCGGCGCATCAGCTCCTCATCAGCCTTCGTAAGCCTCGGGCGCCGGGCAGGAGCAGATGAGGTTGCGGTCGCCGTACGCACCGTCGATGCGGCGAACGGGCGCCCAGTACTTGCTGCGCGGGTCGGTCGAGCCCGGGTAGACGGCGTCGCGACGCTCGTACGGGTGCTCCCAGTCGCTCGTCAACGACTCCGCGGTGTGCGGCGCGTGACGCAGGGCCGACTCGTCGGCGGCGACCTTGCCGTCGATGACGTCCTGGATCTCGGCGCGGATGGCGAGCATCGCGTCGACGAAGCGGTCGAGCTCCTCGAGCGACTCGGACTCCGTCGGCTCGACCATGAGCGTGCCCGCGACGGGGAAGCTCATCGTCGGGGCGTGGAAGCCGTAGTCGATGAGGCGCTTGGCGACGTCGTCGACGGTGATGCCCGACTCCTTCGTCAGCGGACGCAGGTCGAGGATGCACTCGTGCGCGACGAGACCGTCGGAACCCGCGTAGAGCACCGGGTAGGCCTCGCGCAGACGCTTCGCGACGTAGTTGGCGTTGACGACGGCCATCTGCGTCGCCTTCGTCAGCCCCTCGCCGCCCATGAGACGCACGTACGCCCACGAGATCGGCAGGATGCTCGCCGAGCCGAACGGCGCCGCCGAGATCGGGCCGACGCCCGTGGCGGGACCGGCCTCCGCGAACAGCGGGTGGTTCGGCAGGTGCGGCGCGAGGTGCTCACGCACCGCGACCGGGCCGACGCCGGGGCCACCGCCGCCGTGCGGGATGCAGAACGTCTTGTGCAGGTTGAGGTGCGACACGTCGCCGCCGAACTTGCCCGGCTGAGCGAGCCCCACCATCGCGTTGAGGTTGGCGCCGTCGACGTACACCTGGCCACCGGCCTCGTGGACGAGGCTGCAGATCTCGGTGATCGTGTCCTCGAACACACCGTGTGTAGAGGGGTAGGTGATCATGATGGCCGCGAGGTTCTCGCCGTGCTCCTTGAGCTTGGCCTTGAAGTCGTCGAGGTCGACCTCACCCGAGGCGGCCGTCTTGACGACGACGACCTTGAGGCCCGCCATGACGGCCGACGCCGCGTTCGTGCCGTGCGCCGAGGCGGGGATGAGGCAGATGTTGCGGTGCCCCTCACCGTTCGCCTCGTGGTAGGCGTGGATCGCGAGCAAGCCGGCGAACTCACCCTGCGAGCCGGCGTTCGGCTGCAACGAGATGTCGTCGTAGCCGGTGATCTCGCACAGCCAGCCCTCGAGGTCGGCGATGAGCTCGCGGATGCCCTCGTTCTGGTTGGCGGGCGCGAACGGGTGCAGGTGAGCGAACTCGGGCCACGTCACCGCTTCCATCTCGGTCGTGGCGTTGAGCTTCATCGTGCACGAACCGAGTGGGATCATGCCGCGATCGAGCGCGTAGTCGCGGTCGGCGAGGCGACGCAGGTAGCGCAGCATCGCGGTCTCGCTGTGGTGGCTGTTGAACACCGGGTGCGTGAGGTATTCCTCCGTGCGCTCGATCTCCTTCGGCCACGCCGTGTTCTCCGCCGCCTCACGGGCGCGGAAGCCCCATGCGGCGCCGAGCGCGTCGAGCTCGTCCTCGCTCGTCGTCTCGTCGACGCTGACGTAGACGGTGTCGTCATCGGCCTTCCACACGTTGACGCCGTGCTCGAGGGCCGAGTCGACGAGCGACTGGGCGCGACCCTCGGCGCGCACCGCGAGGGTGTCGAAGAACGTGTCGTGCTCGACCTCGAGGCCGGCCTTCGGCAGCGCCGTCGCGAGGCGGCGAGCGGTCTCGTGGACACGCTCGGCGATCGCCTTCAGCCCCTGAGGGCCGTGGTAAACGGCGTACATCGACGCCATGACGGCGAGCAACACCTGGGCGGTGCAGATGTTCGACGTCGCCTTTTCGCGGCGGATGTGCTGCTCACGCGTCTGCAGCGCGAGGCGGTACGCCTGGTTGCCGTCCGCGTCCACCGAGACGCCGACGAGGCGGCCCGGCATGTTGCGCTCCAGGCCGGAGCGGACGGCCATGAATCCGGCGTGCGGGCCACCGAAACCCATCGGGACTCCGAAGCGCTGCGAGCTGCCGACGGCGACGTCGGCTCCCCACGAACCGGGCGAGGCGAGCAGCGTCAGCGCGAGCAGGTCCGTCGCGGCGGTGATGAGGGCGCCGTGCTCGTGCGCGGCGTCGGCGAGCTTCTTCCACGCGACGATCTGACCGTCCGCCGCCGGGTACTGGACGACGACGCCGAACACGCTGCGACCACCGGCCGCCTCGACGAGGGCCTCGGTCGAGTCGACACCGCGCAGGTCGGCGACGATGACGTCGAGCCCGAGCGGCGTCGCGCGGGTCTGTGTCACGGCGATGCTCTGCGGCATGACCTTCGCGTCGACCAGGAGCACCGCATCCTTGGGCGCCTTGCTGACGCGGCGCATCAGCGTCATCGCCTCGGCGACGGCGGTCGCCTCGTCGAGCAACGACGAACCGGCCGTCGCGAGCCCTGTGAGGTCGGTGACGACGGTCTGGAAGTTGAGCAGCGCCTCGAGGCGGCCCTGGCTGATCTCCGGCTGGTACGGCGTGTAAGCGGTGTACCAGGCCGGGTTCTCGAGGATGTTGCGCTTGATGACACCCGGGGTGTGCGTGCCGTAGTAGCCGAGGCCGATCATCGAGGTGAGCACCGCGTTGCGCGACGCCCTCTCCCGCAGCTCGGCGAGGACGGCGGCCTCCGACGGCGCGGCATCGAGGGCGAGGGGGCGCTGCTGCGCGATCGTCTGCGGCACCGCACGCGCGATGAGATCGTCGAGCGAGCTCGCACCGATCGTTTCGAGCATGTGGTCGAGATCGTCGTCGCCGGGGCCGATGTGGCGGGCGACGAAGGGGGCGAGCGATTCGCTGGTCATGGAGGACTCCCGTGACACGTCGTGGGTGACGGCCAGCCGTTTGGCTGGCTACTCCCCCTCTGTCACACGCACGCGCTCCAGAGTTGCTTCACCTGGACGGTCCACTTCGCCTGAGAGGTTGCGGGGAGGCTTGCCCCTTCGGCGCCCGTGCTCGCGGCAACAGGTCTCTCCCGCCAGGTTCGACAGCGAACACCACAGTACCCGACACCCCTCGCGGGTATCGGGTACTCGAACGGACGAAAAGAGGCGGGTCAGCCGGCCTTCTTCGCGACGCGACGGCGGCGCAACTCGTCGCCGGGGTGCTCGGCCATCTCGGTGGCGTCGGGGCGCTCGCTCGGCAGTTCGGCGAGGGTGCCCTCGACCTCGCGCCAGACCGAACCGAGCGCGATGCCGAACACACCCTGGCCGCCGCGCAGCAAGTCGATGACCTGGTCGTCGCTCGTGCACTCGTACACGGACGCGCCATCGGACATCAGCGTGATGCCCGCCAGCTCGCGCACGCCGTGGTCGCGTAGCGCCGCGACGGCGACCCGGATCTGCTGCAAGGAGACACCCGCGTCGAGCAGGCGCTTGATGACCTTGAGGACGAGGACGTCGCGGAACGAGTACAGACGCTGGTGGCCGGAGCCGCTGACGTTGCGCACCGACGGCTCGAGCAGACCCGTGCGGGCCCAGTAGTCGAGCTGACGGTAGGTGACGCCCGCCGCGCGGCAGGCGGCGGGGCCGCGGTAGCCGAGCGTAGCGTCGTCGAGCGCTGCGGTACGGCTGACATCCGCATCGAGCGGCGCATGAACCTGCTTCTGCGATTCGTGCGCCTTGCCGGTGCTGACCACGGCGACCTCCTGGAAGAACAAAGACGTGAGCACGTGCAGCACGCCCTCTTGACTCCCTCAACGGTACGGGCGCGGGTCGCGCCGGGCAACGATTCGACACGCGACACGCCGGAAAGATTTCCCGTCATGACGCGCCATCACGGTCTGATCACGAACATTCACGTTCGAGTCGACGGTGAGTTCCACCCCTGCGCTACAGCTCAACGTTAAGTTGAGGGTTAACTCATTCGCCCGGTTCCTCGAAGTCGTCGGCGCTCACCTGGTCGAGGAATTCGCGGAATTTCTCGACCTCTTCCTCCTGCTCGTCGGCCACCTCGAGCCCAGCGGCGGTGACGACGGCGTCGTCGACGAGGATCGGCGTCTGGGCGCGCACGGCGAGGGCCACGGCATCACTCGCGCGCGCATCGACGCGGCCGCCGTCGTCGAAGACGAGGCTCGCCTCGAAGACGTCGTCGACGAGACGCGAGATCTCGACGTGGTCGAGGGCGCGACCGGAGGCGGCGGCGACGTCGAGGAGCAGATCGTGCGTCAGCGGGCGGGGCGCTTCGACGCCCTCGGCGTACAGGGCGATGATGGAGGCCTCGGACGAACCGATCCACAATGGGACGTGGATGGGGCCCGATTCGATCCGCAGCAGCAGCACGGGGCTTGCGGTGGGGACGTCCATGCGGATTCCGGCGATCTCAGCGCGTTTCACGACGACCACGCTACTCCGTCGACGCCGCATCGGCGCGTGCCGGTCGCTCGCGCTCGGGGCGTGGCGAGCACCGTCAGTGACGCAGGCCGGCCTTGACGAGCGCGATGTGCAGCGCGAGAGCGCGCTGAGCGATCGTCACGCGTTGCGTCGTGTCACGCAGCGGCACCTGCTCCACGAGACCGACCTCACGGTCGGCGGCGAGGCGGAACGGACGCAGGTGACGGGCCTGCACACCGAACTCAGCGAGCCCGGCAGCAGCTGTCGCGACGGCGAGTGCGTCGGCGTCGAAGTGACCACCGGAATCAGCGCGGATGAGGCCGAAGGTCACGAGGTCGTCGATGAGCGAGGTGCTCGCCTGAGCCCCACGGGCCAGTTCGTCGCGCGTCAGCGACAGGTTCTCGCGG
This region of Dermacoccus nishinomiyaensis genomic DNA includes:
- a CDS encoding MerR family transcriptional regulator; the encoded protein is MLHVLTSLFFQEVAVVSTGKAHESQKQVHAPLDADVSRTAALDDATLGYRGPAACRAAGVTYRQLDYWARTGLLEPSVRNVSGSGHQRLYSFRDVLVLKVIKRLLDAGVSLQQIRVAVAALRDHGVRELAGITLMSDGASVYECTSDDQVIDLLRGGQGVFGIALGSVWREVEGTLAELPSERPDATEMAEHPGDELRRRRVAKKAG
- the gcvP gene encoding aminomethyl-transferring glycine dehydrogenase, encoding MTSESLAPFVARHIGPGDDDLDHMLETIGASSLDDLIARAVPQTIAQQRPLALDAAPSEAAVLAELRERASRNAVLTSMIGLGYYGTHTPGVIKRNILENPAWYTAYTPYQPEISQGRLEALLNFQTVVTDLTGLATAGSSLLDEATAVAEAMTLMRRVSKAPKDAVLLVDAKVMPQSIAVTQTRATPLGLDVIVADLRGVDSTEALVEAAGGRSVFGVVVQYPAADGQIVAWKKLADAAHEHGALITAATDLLALTLLASPGSWGADVAVGSSQRFGVPMGFGGPHAGFMAVRSGLERNMPGRLVGVSVDADGNQAYRLALQTREQHIRREKATSNICTAQVLLAVMASMYAVYHGPQGLKAIAERVHETARRLATALPKAGLEVEHDTFFDTLAVRAEGRAQSLVDSALEHGVNVWKADDDTVYVSVDETTSEDELDALGAAWGFRAREAAENTAWPKEIERTEEYLTHPVFNSHHSETAMLRYLRRLADRDYALDRGMIPLGSCTMKLNATTEMEAVTWPEFAHLHPFAPANQNEGIRELIADLEGWLCEITGYDDISLQPNAGSQGEFAGLLAIHAYHEANGEGHRNICLIPASAHGTNAASAVMAGLKVVVVKTAASGEVDLDDFKAKLKEHGENLAAIMITYPSTHGVFEDTITEICSLVHEAGGQVYVDGANLNAMVGLAQPGKFGGDVSHLNLHKTFCIPHGGGGPGVGPVAVREHLAPHLPNHPLFAEAGPATGVGPISAAPFGSASILPISWAYVRLMGGEGLTKATQMAVVNANYVAKRLREAYPVLYAGSDGLVAHECILDLRPLTKESGITVDDVAKRLIDYGFHAPTMSFPVAGTLMVEPTESESLEELDRFVDAMLAIRAEIQDVIDGKVAADESALRHAPHTAESLTSDWEHPYERRDAVYPGSTDPRSKYWAPVRRIDGAYGDRNLICSCPAPEAYEG
- a CDS encoding pyridoxal phosphate-dependent aminotransferase, with product MRAIRQSNKLQNVRYDVRGPILEEAQRLEAEGHKILKLNIGNTAPFGFEAPEAILADMKHHLHHAQGYSDSRGIYSARTAVAQYYQSRGLKDTQVEDVYIGNGVSELITMVLQAFVDDGNEILVPAPDYPLWTGAVSLTGGTPVHYLCDEENGWNPDLADIESKITENTHAIVIINPNNPTGAVYSEDVVRGLVDIARRHDLVVMADEIYEKILFEDAVHHHAATFAGDDVLCLTFSGLSKAYRVCGYRAGWVMISGPKHLAEDFLEGLTLLANMRMCANVPAQHAIQTALGGYQSINELIGPDGRFYEQSMLAWRMLNEIPGVSCVKPMGSLYTFPRLDPEIYPIDNDQDFVIDLLRAKKILVTHGTGFNWVAPDHFRLVTLPDVDVLEEAIGRIADFLEDYRHRAGTGDLVPERA
- a CDS encoding bifunctional nuclease family protein produces the protein MKRAEIAGIRMDVPTASPVLLLRIESGPIHVPLWIGSSEASIIALYAEGVEAPRPLTHDLLLDVAAASGRALDHVEISRLVDDVFEASLVFDDGGRVDARASDAVALAVRAQTPILVDDAVVTAAGLEVADEQEEEVEKFREFLDQVSADDFEEPGE